The segment GAGTACAGATCCGCGTCCTTGAGGACGAATCGCAGTTTGATGGGCTTGCCGGTGAGGGAAGTGACGTCGGAGCCGGTTTTCCAGATGACGGGGCGCTCGATGGAGTCGCCAAAGTGCTCTTCGGAGTCACTCAATGCAAAACCGGGGATGGGTTTGCCATTCAAGTCCTGGATTTCCACTTTCACACCACCGGCAGCGGAGCTGGCAAAATTCATCGTGAGTGCTTTCCCCGTGAAAGTGAGCGGTTTGGTGAGGAGCTCGCCACCGCTCATCGGAGTATGGATGGAGACGAATCCGTCGAGGCGCAGTGTGTAGCGGCGGAGTTGGCTGCTTTGGCCGGTCCAGTAGCTCTCGGTGGCGTAGAGGCTGAGTTCGTTCGGAGCGCCCTCCATTTCCGACTTTGTCTCTACCAGATGCCAGGCTATGTATTGATGACCGTAGTTCCAGGTGCCAGGGCGCTCGATGCCGGGTGGGAGGAAGGCCTCGTTCCAGCGCTTGAAGGTGACGCCGTCGCGGCTCGCCATGAAGAGGCCCTCGGTGATGGCCATGCCGTAGCGATCGGTGGCTTTGGAGCGCCATTGGCGGTGCTCGTGCTCTGGCAGAGCACGCATGCTCTCTGACCAACCACGCTCGATGTAGCGGGTGGGAAAGCCGAGAAGCAGATGTGGGGCACGGTGATAGGGCTTCACCTGATTGGTGTAGAGAGCTTCGCCAGGGGAGTCGGTGTAACGGAGATCTTGCTGATTCTCCCAATGGATGAAGTTCCGCGAGGTGGCCGTGCGGATGGCGCGGAGGCCGCTGGGCTTCCAGTTTTTTTCATCGGTGCTACCTTCCGTGAAGTAGCGCCAGTAGGCACGGTATTGGCCACTTTGCGCATCCCAAAAGGCGAGGTTCTGCGAGTCAAAGGCGCCATCCGTGATCACGGGCACATCGGCCATCGGGGACCAGCGCAAGCCGTCGGGCGATTTGAGTGCGAGGAGGCCTTTCGGTGAGTTTGAGCGCAGGATGGCTTTGTATTTTGCATCAGGTGCCGCTTGAGGGTTTTCGTCTTTGAAGATCGCTGGATGGCCACCATCAGGATCTACTTTGCCCATTTTGCCATTTGGGATGACGATGTTGTTCGCTTTGGAGCCTTTGAAATCGTGTAGGCCGAGTTCTGGCTTGCGCCAATGGATGCCGTCCGCGCTTTCGGCATAGCAGGTGAAGAGCGGGTGTTCGCCGGTATTGACCTTGCCAGGCGCGGTGACGGTGAGCTGCCAGGACTTGTAGTACATGCGGTATTTGTCACCGTCTTTAAATAGGCTGTGGTAGCCGCTTCCACTCCCCTCCCACGGCATATCGTGCGTGATGGCGACCTCCTTCGGCTGCGGCTGGTGCAGGCGCTGCTCGGCGCTGCCGGTGAGTTTTGCGATGAGCAGTCCATCGACAAAGAGCTCTCGGCGTGAACCGATTGCGATGGGATCAGCCGCAGGGGCAATCGTAGCAAACAGGAGAGTGAGGGCGAGGCAGATCGGTTTCATACAGAAATGAATACTGCGGGCGGTGCCCACATTGTTCATCTTTGAGGGGAAAGTCTCTCGATACAGACACGGCGGCATCCGTTGCCAGATGCGAATCTCGGCTTAAAACTGCTCTATTCCTCACGTATCAAGAGTGAGCCCCCCCGCCCCAACAAAGACCATGCAAGCCAACCTTTTACGCGACACGACACGCAGGCACTTTTTAGCCGTTGCGGCGTCGGTGTCGGCTCGATGGCGCTGGGATCGCTCCTTGCACGAGACAATGCTCAGGGACCGAAAAAAACGCACTTTCCCGCAAAAGCGAAAAGCGTAATCTACCTCTTCATGGCAGGCGGCCCATCGCAGCTCGATATGTTTGAGCACAAGCCAGAGCTGCAAAAGCGGAATGGGCAGCCCATCCCAGAAAGCTTCACCAAGGGCAAGCGCTTCGCGTTCATGGACAGCAGCCACCGCAGTGAATTGCTAGCCACAAAGTACACACTGCGCCAGCACGGCCACTCCGGCGTTTGGGTGAATGATCTGCTGACCCACACCGCCTCCATCGTCGATGAGCTGGCTTTCATCCGCACCTGCAAAACCGACCTCTTCAATCATGCGCCGGCAAAGTTCTACATGAACACCGGCAGCGGGCTCTTTGGCCGCCCCAGCATGGGCGCATGGATCACCTACGGCCTCGGTAGCGAGTGCGATGATCTACCTGGCTTTGTGGTGCTGCAAAGTGGCCCACGGGGACCACGCGGCGGCGCTGTGCTCTGGGGCAGTGGTGTCCTGCCCACGACGTATCAAGGAGTGCCGCTGCGCAATACGGGTGATCCCATTGTGAATCTCTCCACACCAAAGCAGATCAGCTCCGCGCAGCAGCGCCAGGTGGTGGATGCCGTGCGCGAGCTCAATCTCAAACGCCTCGTCGAAACGGGTGACCAAGAGATCTCCACCCGCATCAACGCCTACGAAATGGCCTACCGCATGCAAACCAGTGCCCCCGAGCTCATGGACATCCAGGGCGAGTCAAAGGCCACGCTGGATCTCTATGGCATCAAAGATACCAAGGAGACCACCTTTGCGCGGAACTGCCTGCTGGCCCGCCGACTGGTGGAGCGTGGAGTCCGCTTTGTGCAGCTCTATGACACGAATTGGGACCACCACGGCGGCCCCACTGAGAACCTAGAGAAGCACATGCCCATGAAATGTGCCGACATCGACCGCGCCAGCGCCGCCCTGGTCAAGGATCTGAAGCAGCGCGGCCTACTCGATGACACGATCGTCGTCTGGGGAGGTGAATTCGGCCGCACCCCGATGGGTGAGGTCCGCGAATCCACGGGTCGCAATCACCACATTGATGCCTTCACCATGTGGTTCGCAGGCGGGGGATTCAAACCGGGCACCACCTACGGCGAGACGGACGAATTCGGATTTGGAGCCATCGCTGACCCTGTCCATGTCCACGACATCCATGCCACCATCCTCCATCAGCTCGGACTCGATCATCAAAAGCTCACCGTACGGTCTCAGGGCCTCGATTTCCGCCTCACAGGCGTCGATCCTGCCCGTGTGGTGAAAGAGGTGCTCGTGTGATCCATGTGGCCGCTCAAAAAAGCACCGCTTTTTTCCAGCCTGCCCCTCCCCTGCACTGCGCATGACCTGCCGGGCGAAAATTAATCATCGAGCTCGCATACAAAAAGCAGCAGGCAGGCCGTTAGGGAGGTCGAACTGACTATGAAACCCGCCTTCGACTGGAAGCAGACTTTTGACCGCCTCGCACCGCAACTGGTGCTCTATGCGCGTCAGCTCGTGCACTCCATCGCAGATGCCGAGGACGTGGTGCAGCAGGCCTTTGTGCGCTGGTGGCGACGCTTCCCGGAGGGGGACGCCCAGCACATCCCCCTGCTCTACGCAGCGGTGCGCACCATCGCTCTCGATCAGCTCCGCAGTGATCATCGCCGTGTCGTGCGGGAGGGGAAATCCGAGATCGCCATCGAGGGCGAGCATGTGCCCTCCTTCGACACACCGCCCGAAAAGAAAGAAACTGCGGCCCTCGTCGAAAAAGCCATCCTTCAGGCTCCCCAAAGAGCAGCGTGAGGTCATCACCCTGCATCTTTGGGGCGGGCTCACCTTCAAAGACATCGCTGCACTCACTGGCGACTCCATCAACACCGTCGCAGGCCGCTACCGTTACGCTTTGAACAACCTGCACAAGAAGCTCTCCCCGCTGCGTGATGAACTCGTCACTCATGAGGACTCTCCCGGCTTTAATATCCTACCCTTTGCACCCCAGGAGGCCCTGTCATGACCCCTAACGACCTCGAATCCATCCTGCGTGGCATCAAGCCCGCCGCGCCCTCCGCCCAGCTCTTCCAAGGCATCGATGAGGAACTCAGCCTGGATACCAGTTGGCTCGGTAAATCGCCCTTTGTGAAAACAACGCCGCGCTGGATCACCCGCACCATTTTCACCGCCCTCGGAGCTGCCGCCGCCATCGCCGTCATGAGTTGGATCACGCTTTCTGGGCAGCAAAACACCGCGCCGCGCGAAACGACCGCGCAAAACAGCGCCGTCCCCGTCTCCACGATCAGCGAATGGGCAGACTTCGAGAATGAGGGCATCCAGTTCGCCAAAGGCCAGCCACCGCAGCAGCGAGTGCGCCTCATCGGCACAGAGCGCCGCATCTTCATCGACCCGCGTGATGGAGCTCAAATCATCATCGAAACGCCCAAGGAGCAGTCCTTCACCGTCCCCGTGAACTTCCAGTAAAGGCCAGAACTGGAGTCTCACCTGTTCACCACATTCCAAGCGCCTCCAAAGCCGCGCTCAGGCCCACCCCATGCCCATTTCTCCACCATGAAAACCAAACTCACCCTCCTACTCGCCATCGCAGGCCTCGGACTCACTCCCTCCCAGGCCGAGCTAACAATACCCGACTCCAAACCGAATGCCCCAGAGCATCAGGCAGCGCCTCAAGCAGAGCAAAAAGCCGTCGCCTATCTCGGAGTACTCACTCGGGACGTGCCTGAGGAGCTTCGCACCCAGTTTTCACTCGCAGAGGGTTTTGGCCTTCTTGTTGAAGACGTCATGCCTGGCTCCCCTGCTGCCACCGCTGGCCTAAAGCCCCATGATGTGCTGCTCAAGCTCGCTGATCAGCAACTCGTCAATGCAGAGCAGCTCCTCACACTCGTACGCAGTCGCAAAAAAGGCGAAAACGTCTCCCTTTCCATCATCACTGGCGGCAAAGAATCCCAAATCACCGCCACGCTCGGAGAGCATATGACCTCCGCTCACCGTCCGCGCCCATCAAGCCCTGCCTGGAACCAACCGGACATGAAGCACTTTTTCAGTGAGCGCTTCCAAAACAGCGACATGGGCGAGCGCCTGCGAGATCTGCAAAATGAAGTGCAAAAACATCAAGAGCGCATGCAGCAGTGGAATCATGGCCCCAAAAAAGACCACCTCCCCGCCCTACCTCCAGCTCACCCACGCGAAGAAGGTAAAAAAGAAGACACCACACCGCACAAGGCCCCATCCAGAGTGAAATCCACGTTCAGACTCAGGTCTCATCCGCTGCGGCCAATATCATCCGCCGTGACGATACGGGCGAATACCAGCTCAAAACTGAGGACGGGCGAAAAACCTTCATCGTTCGCCCCAAGGATGGCGGAGAGAAATCCTGGCCCGTAAACACCGACCAGGAGCGCCAAGCCGTCCCCGATGCCTACCGGGAAAAGCTCCATCTCTTCGACAGTGTGAAGATCGACATTTATCCCCCAGCAAACGGCCCGCAACCCACCAAGCCAACGCCGCCCACTCAACCGACTCCCCCGACCAATCCTTCGCGTGATGGCGAAGAAATAAAACGCGGCACCTCCGTCTGAGGTCTGCACAAGAAAGCCGGGGAAGGCCTCCCCGGCTTTCTTTTTGGCCTCCAAGGACCTAGGGAGACTCTGCTTCCTCACTGCGCTCCACGAAGCGCATCGCATGGTCGATGAAGCGCAGTAAAACATCATCCGTGGGGCCATTTCGGTTCTTGGCCAAAATGAGCATCGCTTCTCCGCGTTTCTTCTCTTCCGCCTCTTCGTCCTCCACCTCCATTTTCCCACCCGCGTAGTCAGAGCGGGTCAGCAGGCCAACCATGTCCGCATCCTGCTCGATGGAGCCAGACTCACGTAAGTCAGAGAGCACCGGGCGCTGGCCTTTGCGGCTCTCCACCGCACGATTGAGCTGTGCGAGCACGATCACGGGCACATTGAGCTCCTTGGCGATGCCTTTGATACCGGCGCTGATTTCTGCGATCTCGATTTGGCGGTTGTCCTTCGCCCGGCGGCTGCCAGAGGTCATGAGCTGCAAATAGTCGATCATGATCATCTGGATGCCGTGCTGCTTCTTGAGCCGGCGTGACTTTGCCCGCAGCTCCATGATGTCCAGACCTGGAGTCTCATCGATGAAGATATTTGCCTTTTGCAGATCACGCGTGGCCTTCGCCAATGCATCCTGCTGCGCACGAGAGAGTAGGCCACGGCTGAGGTCCTGCATGCTCAGACGGGCACGGGAGACGAGCAAACGACGCACCAGCATCGTGGCACTCATTTCCAGCGAGAAGACCGCGCAGGGCGTATTGCAGTCCACCGCGATATGCTCGACGATATTCATCGCAAGCGAGGTTTTCCCCATCGAGGGACGAGCAGCGATGACGAACATTTCACCGCCCTGGAGGCCGCTACTCATGCTATCGAGCTTCGTATAGCCCGTGGAGAGGCCACGGAGCTGCCCTGGGTGCTCCAGCATGTATTGAATGCTGTCGATGGCGTCCATCACATGTTGTGAGAGTGTTTTGATCCCCTCCTTCGCCCCGATCGACTGACGCACCCCGAGTGCACGCTGCTCAGCATGATCGAGCACGGTGTCGATATCCTCATCGAGCTGCTCTTTACCATGCTCGTAGGCGTAATGAATATTCAGCGAGCTCGCATAAATGAGCTCCCGCAGAATATGCTTCTCCATCACGATCTTGCGGTAGAAAGGAAAGTGCGCCGAGATCGGCGTGAAGGAAAAGAGATCACTGATCGCCGCAGCTCCCCCGACCTTGTCCAACAAGTTCTGATCCCGCAGCGTATGCGTGAGTGTCACGGGATCGACGGGTAGATTTTTATCGTAAAACTCCAGCAGCTTCTCGTAGATCGTGCGATTCGCGTCGTGATAAAAGGCATGGGCAGGCAGATTCACGCGGCAATCGCTCAAACGCTCACTGGGGTCTTGCAGCAGGCAAGAGAGCACCCCTTTTTCCGCCTCGTCAGAGAATGGCAAAGCACGATTGATCGAAGCGAGAAGCTCCTCTGCGGTGGGGATTTCACTGCGCTTTTTGAAGTCCTTTTTCTCCGGTTTGGAATTGGGCTCGCCAGCCCCATTTTGTGGGGAATCTGGGGAAGTGGAGGAAGTAGAGCTATCAGCCATGAGAATAAGAGGAAAATCATGGGTTGTTTTGCCCATCCGAACAAACAAAGACTTGCATTTTTTATGCTTTCTCCCGAAAAATGAACGCTCCCCGCATCACCGGGTCCAAAGGCCACTCCCCCGTATTACTCAACCTATGCTCCTCACAGCAATCAAACTCAAAGTCGCCGCCCTCGCACTCGTGGCCGGCATCGAAACCAACGATCTGCCAAACCAAAGCGCTGAACTCAAAGCCACGCTCGACACCTTGGCTGCTGCCGAGGCCAAAGTGAAGGATAAGACCCAGGATCCCGTCGCTGGTAGCGACTGGAATGCTGCCTTCACCTCCGCCGTGCAGAAAGTGCAAGACCTCGCAGCCAAAGGTGATGCAAATGCCAACTACGTCATTGCCAAGTGGGGCATCCTCACTGGCGGCAAAGACGTGAACATCAACGCCATCGTCGATCTCTACCGCAAAGCTGGTGAGAATCCCGCTGCACAGGTCGAGCTGGCTCAGATCCTCCTCCAAGGATTTAAACAGGACGCGGACAAAGCCCGTGAAGCAGTCGCGCTCATCATCAAAGCTGAGGCAGCTGGCAACAAGCTCGCTCGCCGCATGAAAGCTCAGCTCCTCCTCTCCGGCGGCGCAGGTGACCTCATCAAGCAAGATGCTGGTGAAGCCGTGAAGCTCTTCCAATCCGGCAGCGATGCTGGCGATGGAGAGGCCACTCTGAGCCTGTATCAGATCTACTCCCGTGGTATCACTGGCGTGCCCCAAGACTTCGCAAAAGCCCTGGAAATGCGCAAGCTCGCTGCTGAAAAACAGAGCAATGCCACCGCTCTCGGTGAGCTGGGTGCCCGCCTCCTCAACGGCGACAAAGGAGATGGCAAATCCGCTCCAAACCTCGTCCAAAAGGACGTGAAAGCCGCACTCGACATGTTCGAGAAATCCGCTACCGGCGGTCTTCCTGCTGCAAATCGTATCCTCGGCCAGATTTATGAAAACGGCGTCGGTGAGAATGGCGCTGACGTGAAACAGGACTCCAAGAAAGCTTTTGAGCACTACACGAAAGCCGCTCAGGGCAATGACGCCGCCGCTCTCTATCGCCTCGGGCTCGCCTCCGAAACCGGTATCGCAGCCTCTGGCTCCAAGCCCGATGACAAAGGTAACTGGGATCCAAAAGACATCGTCGTCTCCCCGAACGCTAAGAACGCCCTCGACCTCTACCGCCTCGCAGCCCAGAACAACGCGGCTGATGCCTTCTTCAAAGTGGGCTCCTTCTACGAATCCGGCACCGTCGTGGACCGTGATCCTGCCAAGGCCTTCCAGTTCTACACCCGTGCAGCCAATGCAGGCATCGTCCCTGCCATGCACCAGCTCGCTGGCCTCTATGCCAACGGCAACGGCACCACTCAGGACGTCGTCGCAGCCGCCGCATGGTTCAAGCGTGCCGCAGACTCCGGTTATGCAGAGTCCCAGATCATCTACGGCGACATGAACGCCCGTGGTGCTGGTATGCCACAGAGCCTCGTCGCAGCTGAAGCCAACTATGAAAACGCTGCCCAACAGGGCTCCATCCTCGGCCTGCTCCGCCTCGCCATCCTGCATGCGCAGGTCGGTGTCGCCCCAGAGCCACAGAGCGCAAAACCAAATCTCGGCCTCGGCTGGGCTTATGCTCAACTCGCCAGCGAGCTGACCAACAAATCCAACAATCCTGCCAAGGACCAGGTCAACGCATTCGTGGCCCAGCTGGATGCCGCAACGATCGATGGCAAACCTGCCATCACCAGCGCCATCAAGGAAGCTGGTGTCAAAGAACTCGCTCGCCTTAAAGAGAAGTTCAAAACCATCGTCGATGCAGTCAACAACGCAGGTGGTGCCGCTCCTGCCGCAGAAGCTCCTGCTACTGAATCGAAGAAATCTGATTCGAAAAAGACGAAGACGAGAACGAAGTAATCCTTCTTCGTGAGATACGGGCAAAAAGGTCAAAAACCCGCTTGTCAAAATAACGAGTCCATCTAGTCTCCGGCTCCCTTCGCAAGAGGGGAGCCGGTTTTCATTTTCCGGGGCATTAGCTCAGTTGGTAGAGCGCCTGCATGGCATGCAGGAGGTCAGCGGTTCGAACCCGCTATGCTCCACTCCGGTATTTTCCGCCGCCTTCGGGCGGCTTTTTTGTGCCCATTTACGTAGGAGAGTTCACAAATTCACAGGATTACATGCCGAAATGAATAAAATGCCGGTTTTGTGGCTTTTTATTGTGGCAATAGGGCGGTTTTGTGGCTCTTTTGTGGCATGGCTTCAGCATTCCAACGCGGGCGTTCTGACATCTACATCGCATCGTTCAAGGCGTGGAGTGCCGCGCTGGGGCGTTGCGTCTGGCGTACACAGTCAACGGGCGTTCGAGACTACTCGGCAGCAATCGCGATTGCCCGGACGCTGGAGAATGGATCACAGGCAGCAATGGCGGGCAGTCTGACGCGGAGCAAGGCAGCGGCGATGGTGAACGACATCCTGCGGCTCGCGGGCCTGGAGGAGTTGGCACCGGCCCCAAGCCTGGCTTTGGCGGTCAAGGAACTGACAGAAGGGGCGGAGGTGGCAAAGGCCACGGCGCGGAAGTATGCGGCGCAGTGGACGACGTTGAAAGAATGGGCCGACGAACGAGCGGAACGGCCCGTGTCCGCCTGGACAACGGCAATGATTAGCGATTACTACCGGCACTGCCGGGAGCGGTTCTCCGCAACGACGGCAAACGATCACCTGCGATTCGTGGGCATGGTGTTTTCGAGGGCGGTGAAGCTGGGGCATGTGACGAATAACCCCGTGGAGGCTGTGACGAGGCACCGAAACGACTCTGTCGAAAAGGAGACGATCACGAGGGGGCAGCAGGCGGCCCTCTTGCGAGCGATGCGCAAAGCGAAGCGCCGCGACTGGTGCTGTCTGGCTGGCCTGGGCTGGCATACCGGCCACCGGCTACAAGACCTGCTAGACGCCACGAAGGCGACGGGCGATCTGCTGACGCTGAATCCACGCAAGAAGGGCGGCAGAGGGCGCGAGGTGGTGCTGCCCCTGCCCCGCTGGCTTGCGGGCCTCCTGACGCGATTGAAGGGGTTCCAGAGCATCGAGAACGCGGACAACCGCAACGGGCGAGTCAGTGAGCAGTTTATTGGCTGGCTGAAGCTGGCGGGCATTGATCCGCTCCCTGTACAGCGTGGGGCGCGGATCGTGCATTGCCGGTCGTTTCACAGCTACCGTCACTCGATGCAGTCACGGCTCACAGCAGCGGGTATTTCTGGGGAGCTGGCGCGGCTGGTGACGGATCATGA is part of the Verrucomicrobiaceae bacterium genome and harbors:
- a CDS encoding DUF1501 domain-containing protein yields the protein MALGSLLARDNAQGPKKTHFPAKAKSVIYLFMAGGPSQLDMFEHKPELQKRNGQPIPESFTKGKRFAFMDSSHRSELLATKYTLRQHGHSGVWVNDLLTHTASIVDELAFIRTCKTDLFNHAPAKFYMNTGSGLFGRPSMGAWITYGLGSECDDLPGFVVLQSGPRGPRGGAVLWGSGVLPTTYQGVPLRNTGDPIVNLSTPKQISSAQQRQVVDAVRELNLKRLVETGDQEISTRINAYEMAYRMQTSAPELMDIQGESKATLDLYGIKDTKETTFARNCLLARRLVERGVRFVQLYDTNWDHHGGPTENLEKHMPMKCADIDRASAALVKDLKQRGLLDDTIVVWGGEFGRTPMGEVRESTGRNHHIDAFTMWFAGGGFKPGTTYGETDEFGFGAIADPVHVHDIHATILHQLGLDHQKLTVRSQGLDFRLTGVDPARVVKEVLV
- a CDS encoding PDZ domain-containing protein encodes the protein MKTKLTLLLAIAGLGLTPSQAELTIPDSKPNAPEHQAAPQAEQKAVAYLGVLTRDVPEELRTQFSLAEGFGLLVEDVMPGSPAATAGLKPHDVLLKLADQQLVNAEQLLTLVRSRKKGENVSLSIITGGKESQITATLGEHMTSAHRPRPSSPAWNQPDMKHFFSERFQNSDMGERLRDLQNEVQKHQERMQQWNHGPKKDHLPALPPAHPREEGKKEDTTPHKAPSRVKSTFRLRSHPLRPISSAVTIRANTSSKLRTGEKPSSFAPRMAERNPGP
- the dnaB gene encoding replicative DNA helicase, yielding MADSSTSSTSPDSPQNGAGEPNSKPEKKDFKKRSEIPTAEELLASINRALPFSDEAEKGVLSCLLQDPSERLSDCRVNLPAHAFYHDANRTIYEKLLEFYDKNLPVDPVTLTHTLRDQNLLDKVGGAAAISDLFSFTPISAHFPFYRKIVMEKHILRELIYASSLNIHYAYEHGKEQLDEDIDTVLDHAEQRALGVRQSIGAKEGIKTLSQHVMDAIDSIQYMLEHPGQLRGLSTGYTKLDSMSSGLQGGEMFVIAARPSMGKTSLAMNIVEHIAVDCNTPCAVFSLEMSATMLVRRLLVSRARLSMQDLSRGLLSRAQQDALAKATRDLQKANIFIDETPGLDIMELRAKSRRLKKQHGIQMIMIDYLQLMTSGSRRAKDNRQIEIAEISAGIKGIAKELNVPVIVLAQLNRAVESRKGQRPVLSDLRESGSIEQDADMVGLLTRSDYAGGKMEVEDEEAEEKKRGEAMLILAKNRNGPTDDVLLRFIDHAMRFVERSEEAESP
- a CDS encoding sel1 repeat family protein, which translates into the protein MLLTAIKLKVAALALVAGIETNDLPNQSAELKATLDTLAAAEAKVKDKTQDPVAGSDWNAAFTSAVQKVQDLAAKGDANANYVIAKWGILTGGKDVNINAIVDLYRKAGENPAAQVELAQILLQGFKQDADKAREAVALIIKAEAAGNKLARRMKAQLLLSGGAGDLIKQDAGEAVKLFQSGSDAGDGEATLSLYQIYSRGITGVPQDFAKALEMRKLAAEKQSNATALGELGARLLNGDKGDGKSAPNLVQKDVKAALDMFEKSATGGLPAANRILGQIYENGVGENGADVKQDSKKAFEHYTKAAQGNDAAALYRLGLASETGIAASGSKPDDKGNWDPKDIVVSPNAKNALDLYRLAAQNNAADAFFKVGSFYESGTVVDRDPAKAFQFYTRAANAGIVPAMHQLAGLYANGNGTTQDVVAAAAWFKRAADSGYAESQIIYGDMNARGAGMPQSLVAAEANYENAAQQGSILGLLRLAILHAQVGVAPEPQSAKPNLGLGWAYAQLASELTNKSNNPAKDQVNAFVAQLDAATIDGKPAITSAIKEAGVKELARLKEKFKTIVDAVNNAGGAAPAAEAPATESKKSDSKKTKTRTK